GATGCGGCGAAGGCCGGACTGCGGGCAGCGGCGGCTCTACTAAGCCGGGAGCGGCGCAGGGCGATCCGGATTCCAGTGCAGGCGCCTGTAGAAATTACGCTGCCGGATACGCGGAAAGTGGATGGCATCCTTCTCGATCTTTCGGAAACGGGTATGGACGTATTGACCGCGGAACAGCAGGTTGCGGGTTCCCTGCTGGCCTTTCACTTTCAACTGCCGGATGCCGGACTGGAAGTGGAGGCGCACGGGCAGGTGGCATGGGCTAATCCCAACGGCCAGACTGGAGTGCATTTCCTGGATGTGGCGGAGACGACCCAGACGGCTTTGAAGGCATGGTTGCAGGCGGCAGCCAACGCTGCCGGCAATAGCGCGGACGAGACCGTCCCCCACTGCAAGTTGACCGATCTGAGCCTGGGTGGTTGCTATGTGCAAACCGACGCGCCGTTTCCGGAGCGGGCATTGGTCGACCTTTGCCTGAAAGCCGAGGAGCACGAAGTTCACACCGAAGGCATGGTGCGTGTGGTGCATCCGGGACATGGCATGGGAGTAGAGTTTCCTTCCCGGACGCCGGAGCAGCGCGCCCAGGTCGGCAGCCTGATCGACTTTCTGCGCAACTGTCCGGCGACCATGCTACAACTGATTATTTCTCCGCGTGCGCTGGTGGCGGACATCGCTCAGTTTGAATCGGGCGAGAAAAAGTCGGAAGAGGTCACCGACGAAATGGAAGATCCTCTTCTCGAGCTACTGCGGCGGGGCTCTTCGTTACAGCAGGAAGCCTTTCTGTCGGAGCTTCAGCATCAGCGCAGTCCGGAAGAAGCGGCCGTCTAGATTTTTCCATACAAAAAAAACACTATGGCTGCCACTCACCCACCGTGGGCGACTGGGCAGCCTTTTTTGGCTTTGCGGTTCAAAAAAGCCTCCCGCGCGGGTTCTGGGCAGTTGAACTTCAAGGAGGAACTTGTAGGCGGGGCACTCGAGGATTACAGCATGAGGAGAGCGGGAGGCTGTTGCGGTGGCGGCTTCCGAAATCGAAGGAACCCGGACCCCGTCTATTGACCCGGGCCCCTTCCACGTTCGGTGTCTGTTCCACCCCGTTGCAACTACAGTAGTCCAAGCCGGTTACGTAATGATTTCATCCATGTTAAACCTGCGTTAAATAAGTAGGTTGAAGGTAGACTGTGTTGGGCGGCCGGAGAGACAAGTCTGGAGAAAAAGAGCACGGCGGCAGATCGTTCGACCGACAATTCGACACGACCATCCGGAAATTCTCGTCCTGGTGAGCGACTACTATGGACCCCGCTGCTTATGATCGGGACAGCGGCATTTGCGGTAGAGATTCCCTTCTTCTTTCTGGGCACGCCGTCGGGGCACGACGTGGAGTTTCATCTCTACTCGTGGCTCGAAGTTCTCGCGCAATGGAAGCAGGGCATTTTGTATCCACGTTGGGCCGCGCAGGCGAACTTTGGGTATGGCGAGCCGCGATTCTTGTTCTATCCACCGGCATCATGGACGCTGGGAGCGGCGATCACGGCAGTCTTTCCCTGGATTGTGGCGTCCGATATTTACATCTGGATCGCGCTGGTGGCAGCGGGCATGTCGATGTTTATGCTGGTCCGACAATGGCTGGACCCACGCAATGCGATCTTCGCGGGTGTGCTTTATGCGGTGAATCCTTACCATCTGGTGATTGTTTACTGGCGCAGCGCGTTCGCCGAATTGCTGGCCAGTTGCCTGCTGCCGTTGTTGCTGATGTTTGCGCTGAAGTTGGCCGATGAAAATGTGCGCGAGAGGCGACGCGCGATTTTGCCGCTGGGGCTGGGGCTGGTGCTGGCGGCGGCGTGGCTGACGAATGCGCCGGCGGCGGTGATGATTCACTATTCGGCTGCCCTGCTGCTTGTTTACTTGTCATGGCGACAGCGTTCGGTTCGTCCCGTGGTGATGGGAGCGGCTGCGGTTTTGATTGGCGCGTGCCTGGCTTCCTTCTATCTGGTTCCGGCGATCTACGAACAGAAGTGGATCAATATCGCGCAGGCGGTTGCGGTGGGATTTCGACCAGTAGATAGCTTTTTGTTTGCTCATACGCCGGACGCCGCTCACGATGCATTCAACCATCTGATTTCGTGGGTGGCAGTGTGGGAAATTGCGATTGTGTTTTTCGCGGCATGGGCGGCACACGGTTGGCGGGAAGCAAGAAGCGATGTCTGGAACATGCTGCTGGTTTGGGCAATCGGGTGCAGCCTGCTTATGTTTCCGGTGACAGTCGTGCTGTGGAAAATTCTTCCTAAGATGCAATTCATGCAGTTTCCGTGGCGCTGGCTGTTGTGCCTGAGCCTGATCTTCTCCATTTTCGTAACCTTTGGATTGCGGCGCTGGTGGTGGCGCGCGGGGGTTTGCGCAATCTCGCTTCTAGTTCTTGCCCTGGTGTGGCACCGCGAGCAGGCACCGTGGTGGGACCAGTCTGGCGACCTTTACGAGATGCAGGACAACCTGGCGAGTGGTGCGGGATACGAAGGGACCGACGAGTACACACCCGCAGGGGCGCACCCTGAGGACGCCGATAAAGACGCGCGTAACGTTACCGTCAGTGGGCCGGCGCATGGGGCGATTCATGTCTCTCGCTGGAGCCCGGAATCGAGAATGTTTACAGCGGAGATGTCGGCGCGCGATCATTTGGCGGTGAAGTTGTTGGCTTATCCTGCGTGGCGGGTGGAGGTGAATGGGCGGGAGGTGGAAACATCTGCAACGGATGCGGGGCAGATGCTCGTTCCGGTCGAGGCGGGGATGAATCGCGTACAGATTAGTTTCGCGCGTACTTGGGATCGGACGGTGGGAGGATGGATTTCGATTCTCAGCGCGCTGTTTGTGGGAGTTTGGGTAGTAAGGATACGAAAGTCGGCGGGCTCGAAGGTTAACGTCTGAGTAAATCCTCTGTGCGCTCTGTGGCCTCTGTGGTTATGCTCTTGATCTTACCATGCGAAGAATTCTGATTGCCACTTCCAATCCGGGTAAGCTGCGCGACTTTGCCGGAGCCGCGACGCCGCATGGAATCGAGATTGAAGGCATTCGCAGCTTCTCTTTCCTGCCGCTGGTGGTCGAGGATGGGCTCACGTTTGAAGACAACGCGCGCAAGAAG
Above is a window of Candidatus Sulfotelmatobacter sp. DNA encoding:
- a CDS encoding PilZ domain-containing protein; this encodes MNLQALLVSTDDSASDVLGRVLSGYGVIMDRSSDPETTLARIQAQKFEALIVDFDNPEMAEDVLQQAQKLGTDPLTVALVADTAKVREILSDGAHFVVYKPISEDAAKAGLRAAAALLSRERRRAIRIPVQAPVEITLPDTRKVDGILLDLSETGMDVLTAEQQVAGSLLAFHFQLPDAGLEVEAHGQVAWANPNGQTGVHFLDVAETTQTALKAWLQAAANAAGNSADETVPHCKLTDLSLGGCYVQTDAPFPERALVDLCLKAEEHEVHTEGMVRVVHPGHGMGVEFPSRTPEQRAQVGSLIDFLRNCPATMLQLIISPRALVADIAQFESGEKKSEEVTDEMEDPLLELLRRGSSLQQEAFLSELQHQRSPEEAAV
- a CDS encoding 6-pyruvoyl-tetrahydropterin synthase-related protein; its protein translation is MIGTAAFAVEIPFFFLGTPSGHDVEFHLYSWLEVLAQWKQGILYPRWAAQANFGYGEPRFLFYPPASWTLGAAITAVFPWIVASDIYIWIALVAAGMSMFMLVRQWLDPRNAIFAGVLYAVNPYHLVIVYWRSAFAELLASCLLPLLLMFALKLADENVRERRRAILPLGLGLVLAAAWLTNAPAAVMIHYSAALLLVYLSWRQRSVRPVVMGAAAVLIGACLASFYLVPAIYEQKWINIAQAVAVGFRPVDSFLFAHTPDAAHDAFNHLISWVAVWEIAIVFFAAWAAHGWREARSDVWNMLLVWAIGCSLLMFPVTVVLWKILPKMQFMQFPWRWLLCLSLIFSIFVTFGLRRWWWRAGVCAISLLVLALVWHREQAPWWDQSGDLYEMQDNLASGAGYEGTDEYTPAGAHPEDADKDARNVTVSGPAHGAIHVSRWSPESRMFTAEMSARDHLAVKLLAYPAWRVEVNGREVETSATDAGQMLVPVEAGMNRVQISFARTWDRTVGGWISILSALFVGVWVVRIRKSAGSKVNV